A single genomic interval of Myxocyprinus asiaticus isolate MX2 ecotype Aquarium Trade chromosome 19, UBuf_Myxa_2, whole genome shotgun sequence harbors:
- the LOC127409807 gene encoding L-threonine 3-dehydrogenase, mitochondrial-like has protein sequence MPVVRALSKVARQALLAPACGCQPLAVAVRNISFSPRQVTSGSDASFHSRSFSETDHPKVLITGGLGQLGVGLAKLLRKQFGKNNVILSDIRKPPSNVFHSGPFIYSDILDYKNLREIVVNNRITWLVHYSALLSAVGEANVPLARAVNITGLHNILDIAAEHGLRLFVPSTIGAFGPTSPRNPTPDLCVQRPRTIYGVSKVHAELMGEYYHHRYGLDFRCLRYPGIISADSQPGGGTTDYAVQIFHDAVKTGKFECNLKPDTRLPMMYIDDCLRATLEVMEAPAETLSMRTYNINAMSFTPKELALEVQKQLPDLQVTYEIDHVRQAIADSWPMNFDDTNARNDWGWKHDYDLPELVQTMLNFIGSYSRIAHAN, from the exons ATGCCAGTTGTCAGAGCCCTGAGTAAGGTGGCGAGACAGGCCTTGCTGGCCCCCGCCTGTGGATGCCAGCCTCTGGCCGTGGCAGTACGCAACATCAGCTTCTCCCCGCGTCAGGTCACCTCCGGGTCTGATGCCAGCTTTCACTCAAGGTCCTTCTCTGAGACGGACCACCCCAAAGTTCTTATTACAG GTGGCCTTGGACAATTGGGGGTTGGGCTTGCTAAACTATTAAG GAAACAATTTGGAAAAAACAATGTGATCCTCTCAGATATCAGGAAACCCCCAAGCAATGTCTTTCACAGTG GGCCCTTCATCTACTCTGACATTCTGGACTACAAGAACTTGCGAGAGATTGTGGTAAATAACAGGATCACCTGGTTGGTGCATTACAGTGCTCTTCTAAGTGCTGTTGGGGAAGCTAATGTACCGCTGGCACGAGCAGTCAACATCACAG GTCTACACAACATTCTAGACATTGCAGCAGAACACGGGCTTCGGCTATTTGTCCCCAGCACCATTGGTGCTTTTGGACCCACTTCACCTCGGAATCCCACTCCTGACCTATGTGTGCAGAGACCACGAACAATTTATGGGGTTTCCAAAGTCCATGCTGAGCTAATGGGGGAG TACTACCATCACCGTTATGGCCTTGACTTCCGCTGTCTGCGGTACCCTGGCATCATCTCCGCAGACTCTCAGCCCGGTGGTGGCACAACAG ACTATGCTGTGCAAATTTTCCATGACGCCGTCAAGACTGGCAAGTTTGAGTGCAACCTAAAGCCAGACACAAGGCTGCCAATGATGTACATCGATGACTGTTTGCGGGCCACGCTGGAGGTAATGGAGGCTCCAGCAGAAACGCTCAGCATGCGCACCTACAACATCAATGCCATGAGCTTCACTCCCAAGGAACTCGCCTTGGAGGTCCAGAAACAGCTGCCTGACCTGCAGGTCACATATGAGATTGACCATGTGCGACAGGCCATCG CCGACAGTTGGCCCATGAACTTTGATGACACCAATGCCCGCAATG